The following coding sequences lie in one Flavobacterium sediminis genomic window:
- a CDS encoding DnaJ C-terminal domain-containing protein, producing MEFIDYYKILGVTKNASEEDIKKAYRKLARKLHPDLNPNDKEANLRFQQLNEANAVLSDPEKRKKYDKYGKDWEHGEEYEKYQQEQKQRYANTGGQGRSYSFEGDDFSDFFSSMFGKGATGAGGGRRGQMKYKGQDFNAELQLDIKEAAQTHKRELSVNGKSIRITIPAGIEDGQTIKIKGYGGEGLNGGPNGDLYITFSIVNTTPFKRVGNDLYINDSLDLYTAILGGETTVTDFNGTTLKLKVTAGTQNGTKVRLKGKGFPVYKKEGEFGDLYVTYDIKIPTHLSPKEKELFNELAQQAKK from the coding sequence ATGGAATTTATTGATTATTATAAAATATTAGGTGTTACCAAAAACGCATCTGAAGAAGACATTAAAAAAGCTTACCGAAAATTAGCCCGAAAATTACATCCCGATCTAAACCCGAATGACAAAGAAGCTAATCTCAGGTTTCAACAACTCAATGAAGCAAATGCTGTATTGAGTGATCCGGAGAAAAGAAAAAAATACGACAAGTACGGAAAAGATTGGGAACACGGTGAAGAATATGAAAAATACCAGCAAGAGCAAAAACAAAGATATGCTAATACAGGTGGACAAGGCAGATCTTATAGTTTTGAAGGAGATGATTTTTCAGATTTCTTTTCTTCTATGTTTGGCAAAGGAGCTACTGGTGCCGGCGGAGGGCGAAGAGGTCAAATGAAATATAAAGGTCAGGATTTCAATGCTGAACTTCAATTGGACATAAAAGAAGCTGCCCAAACGCATAAACGGGAACTTTCTGTTAATGGAAAAAGCATACGAATTACGATTCCGGCCGGAATTGAAGACGGTCAGACCATTAAAATCAAAGGATATGGCGGAGAAGGTCTTAACGGCGGGCCTAACGGCGATTTGTATATTACATTTTCTATTGTTAACACGACTCCTTTTAAAAGAGTCGGAAATGACTTATACATAAACGATAGTTTAGACCTCTACACTGCTATACTCGGAGGAGAAACAACGGTTACGGATTTTAACGGTACTACTTTAAAACTGAAAGTAACTGCCGGAACGCAAAACGGAACTAAAGTTAGACTAAAAGGAAAAGGATTTCCGGTATACAAAAAAGAAGGAGAATTCGGTGATTTATATGTAACCTATGACATTAAGATTCCAACACATCTTTCTCCTAAAGAAAAAGAACTTTTTAATGAATTAGCGCAACAGGCAAAAAAATAG
- a CDS encoding 3'-5' exonuclease encodes MKKIQKETPKFWENYLAGFHTQDSPKRYVVFDCETTGLDIKKDRILSIGAVAIVENQIKVPDSLNIFVQQDFFKAESVPIHGILKEGQEEKVVEAEAIIQFLDYIKNATLVAHHANFDIEMINQALHRLELGRLKNQYMDTDIMYQKLKYYPEDQHTSLDELCDVFKIKKSDRHTASGDAFITALLFLKLKQKLDI; translated from the coding sequence TTGAAAAAAATACAAAAAGAAACTCCTAAATTTTGGGAGAATTACCTTGCGGGTTTTCATACTCAGGACAGTCCGAAGCGTTACGTAGTCTTTGATTGTGAAACTACCGGATTAGATATTAAAAAGGATCGGATTTTATCTATAGGAGCCGTAGCTATTGTCGAAAATCAGATTAAGGTTCCCGATTCTTTAAACATTTTTGTACAGCAGGACTTTTTTAAGGCCGAATCGGTTCCTATCCATGGTATTCTGAAAGAAGGCCAAGAAGAAAAAGTAGTTGAAGCCGAAGCTATCATACAGTTTTTAGATTATATCAAAAATGCTACACTGGTGGCTCATCACGCTAATTTTGATATTGAAATGATTAATCAGGCGCTTCACCGATTAGAGTTGGGTCGCCTGAAGAATCAATATATGGATACGGATATCATGTATCAGAAACTAAAGTACTATCCTGAAGATCAGCATACTTCTTTGGATGAATTATGTGATGTTTTCAAGATAAAAAAATCGGACAGGCATACTGCTTCCGGAGATGCATTCATCACAGCACTGCTTTTTCTAAAATTAAAGCAGAAACTCGATATTTGA
- the kduI gene encoding 5-dehydro-4-deoxy-D-glucuronate isomerase yields the protein MINFSFRYASNPVDANNYDTRRLRSEFLIETVFAENEINLVYSMYDRYIVGGVMPVGKSLLLETIPYLKSEYFLERRELGVINVGGKGTVTVDGTVYELDKKEALYVGMGAKEVVFSSMEENPALFYINSAPAHTSFPTTKVTKGNAEIVHMGDSNYSNKRIINKLIVNSVVKTCQLQMGLTELLPGNVWNTMPAHTHNRRMEAYFYFDLEAGQTISHFMGEPQNTRHIFMQNHQAVLSPEWSIHSGAGTSNYSFIWGMAGENLDYSDMDICAPNELR from the coding sequence ATGATAAATTTTAGTTTTAGATATGCTTCAAATCCAGTTGATGCAAATAATTACGACACCAGACGCTTACGTTCAGAGTTTTTGATTGAAACCGTTTTCGCTGAAAACGAGATCAACTTAGTGTATTCTATGTATGACCGATATATCGTAGGAGGAGTGATGCCTGTTGGGAAATCGTTGCTCTTAGAAACAATTCCGTACTTAAAATCGGAATATTTTTTAGAAAGAAGAGAATTAGGAGTCATTAATGTTGGTGGAAAAGGTACAGTAACTGTTGATGGAACGGTTTATGAATTGGACAAGAAGGAAGCTTTGTATGTAGGAATGGGAGCTAAAGAAGTAGTGTTTTCAAGTATGGAAGAAAATCCGGCTTTGTTTTATATTAATTCAGCTCCCGCTCATACCAGCTTTCCTACAACTAAAGTAACGAAAGGAAATGCTGAGATCGTTCACATGGGCGATAGTAATTATTCTAACAAGAGAATCATCAATAAGCTAATTGTTAATAGTGTTGTTAAGACTTGTCAGTTGCAAATGGGATTAACAGAGTTGTTACCAGGAAACGTTTGGAACACGATGCCGGCTCACACGCACAATAGAAGAATGGAAGCGTATTTCTATTTTGATTTAGAAGCAGGACAAACCATTTCTCACTTTATGGGTGAACCACAAAATACGCGTCACATTTTTATGCAAAATCATCAAGCGGTATTGTCTCCGGAATGGTCAATTCACTCGGGAGCGGGTACTTCTAACTATTCTTTTATTTGGGGAATGGCGGGTGAGAATTTAGACTACAGCGATATGGATATTTGTGCACCAAACGAATTAAGATAA
- a CDS encoding DUF294 nucleotidyltransferase-like domain-containing protein — protein MKNPIAERIADFLKQFHPFSEIGYTQLLEVAKSCSVLYLEKNQILFHVSDAIHDSFYVVASGAVGLSVSSDTDDVLIDKCDEGDILGLRPFFAKDNYLMTAKAREESIVYAIPIEVFRPVVMHNSGVLDFLLQSFASNTRNPMDKNHKGKLISENVIYDEQKNEIQYYQPIHYTKNPITASASDIVKYVAQTMASRKIGSIIIHEDRLPVGIVTDKDLRSKIATGLFPIDITVNQIMSAPVITVPENLSIAEAQMMMLKHNVGHLCVTKDGSNQTEITGIISEHDVVVAQANNPGVLLRQSRRAEKTSDLKIIREKLADLIQNSIDKNIPIQHICSLTGEINNAILERLITLSIAKMDTPPPAKFAWFNIGSQGRKEQLLLTDQDNALVFEDVEDERYEEVKAYFLSLAKKVTKGLNKIGYAYCPADMMASNPLWCKSISDWKNQFKGWIQNPGERGILMCTIFFDYDFVYGEESLINEISDVVFGETENNDLFFAYLGADALKNPAPLGFFRQFLVENDGEHKDTFDIKARGLVPLVDAARLLAIQCRIRNNDNTAFRFMKLAEKEPQNAAVYEACSEAFLVLLRFRTEEGLRNGNDGRYLSLKELSKLDKVKLKNAFQPISEIQEIIKNRFQLTYFT, from the coding sequence ATGAAAAATCCTATTGCTGAAAGAATTGCTGATTTTTTAAAGCAATTTCACCCTTTTTCCGAAATTGGTTATACTCAATTATTGGAAGTAGCTAAAAGCTGTTCGGTACTCTATCTGGAAAAGAACCAAATACTTTTTCATGTCAGTGATGCTATACATGATAGTTTTTATGTTGTAGCTTCCGGAGCCGTAGGTCTATCAGTCAGCTCTGATACCGATGATGTGTTAATTGATAAATGTGATGAAGGAGATATTTTAGGACTCCGTCCTTTTTTTGCGAAGGATAATTATTTAATGACGGCAAAAGCCCGTGAAGAGAGTATTGTTTATGCCATTCCTATAGAAGTGTTCAGACCGGTGGTCATGCATAACTCAGGAGTTTTGGATTTCCTTTTACAAAGTTTTGCATCCAATACCCGGAATCCGATGGATAAGAACCATAAAGGAAAACTGATCTCTGAAAATGTGATTTATGACGAACAAAAAAATGAGATACAATATTACCAACCCATACATTATACTAAGAACCCGATAACTGCTTCTGCCTCTGATATAGTGAAATATGTTGCGCAAACCATGGCAAGTCGAAAAATAGGAAGTATTATTATTCATGAAGATCGCTTGCCGGTTGGTATTGTTACTGATAAAGATCTGCGTTCAAAAATTGCAACAGGGCTCTTTCCTATTGATATTACAGTAAATCAGATCATGTCTGCTCCTGTGATAACCGTTCCTGAGAACTTATCCATAGCTGAAGCACAAATGATGATGCTGAAACACAATGTAGGACACTTGTGCGTAACTAAAGATGGTTCGAACCAAACAGAAATAACCGGAATCATTTCCGAACATGATGTTGTTGTAGCTCAGGCTAATAATCCGGGTGTTTTATTGCGTCAATCCAGAAGAGCAGAAAAAACTTCTGATCTGAAGATCATACGAGAAAAGTTAGCCGACCTTATTCAGAATTCTATTGATAAAAACATTCCGATACAACATATATGCTCATTAACCGGGGAGATCAATAATGCTATTTTAGAGCGCCTTATTACTCTTTCTATTGCCAAAATGGATACTCCTCCACCTGCTAAGTTTGCCTGGTTCAATATCGGAAGCCAAGGAAGAAAGGAGCAACTCTTATTAACTGACCAGGACAATGCTTTAGTTTTTGAAGACGTTGAAGACGAACGTTATGAAGAAGTAAAGGCCTACTTTCTGAGCCTAGCTAAAAAAGTAACCAAAGGTTTAAATAAAATCGGATATGCCTATTGCCCTGCAGATATGATGGCCAGTAATCCCTTGTGGTGCAAGTCAATAAGTGACTGGAAGAACCAATTCAAAGGTTGGATCCAAAACCCCGGTGAACGAGGTATTTTAATGTGTACCATTTTCTTTGATTATGATTTTGTATACGGAGAAGAATCTCTGATCAATGAAATTTCAGATGTTGTCTTCGGAGAAACGGAAAATAATGATTTATTCTTTGCCTATTTAGGAGCTGATGCCCTTAAAAATCCGGCACCATTGGGATTTTTCCGCCAATTCTTAGTAGAAAATGACGGTGAGCACAAAGACACTTTCGATATTAAAGCCAGAGGACTTGTCCCTTTAGTAGATGCCGCAAGACTTTTAGCCATTCAGTGCCGCATCAGAAACAATGATAATACCGCTTTCCGATTTATGAAATTAGCCGAAAAAGAACCTCAGAATGCTGCTGTCTATGAGGCTTGTAGCGAAGCCTTTTTAGTACTTTTACGATTCAGAACCGAAGAAGGATTGCGTAACGGAAACGATGGCAGGTATTTGAGCCTAAAAGAATTATCAAAATTAGATAAAGTAAAGCTTAAGAATGCTTTTCAGCCTATTTCTGAAATTCAAGAGATTATTAAAAACCGTTTTCAATTAACTTATTTCACTTAA
- a CDS encoding chaperone modulator CbpM: protein MDTQELIIVEVFCETYQIEMTLFQDLEEFGLIETITQNNTKYIYENELSKIQKILRLQSDLNINNEGIEVVLELLNKIDNLHQEVRYLKNRLDLYE from the coding sequence ATGGATACACAAGAATTGATCATAGTTGAAGTATTTTGTGAAACCTACCAGATAGAAATGACTCTATTTCAGGATTTAGAGGAATTCGGGTTAATTGAAACTATTACACAGAACAATACGAAATATATTTATGAAAACGAATTGAGTAAAATTCAAAAAATATTGCGCTTGCAAAGTGACCTGAATATTAATAATGAAGGGATCGAAGTCGTTTTAGAACTATTAAATAAAATTGACAACTTACATCAGGAAGTTCGTTATTTAAAAAACCGTTTAGATCTGTATGAATAG
- a CDS encoding gluconate 5-dehydrogenase, producing MNLFDLSGKNAMITGGTHGLGMAIAEALAQAGAQLIITGTTPSKMEDAIAYYQSKGYQAKGYLFDVTNEEDAARNVELISNEIGNIDILVNNAGIIMREPAISMAVSDFRKVVDVDLVGPFIMAQLVARQMIERREGKIINICSMMSELGRNTVSAYAAAKGGLKMLTRNLATEWAKYNIQVNGIGPGYFATSQTAPIRVDGHPFNEFIINRTPAARWGDPEDLAGTAIFLASKASNFVNGQIVYVDGGILATIGKPSNEQ from the coding sequence ATGAATTTATTTGATCTTTCAGGAAAAAATGCCATGATTACCGGTGGAACACACGGGCTAGGTATGGCAATAGCAGAAGCTTTGGCGCAAGCAGGAGCTCAGTTGATAATTACAGGTACTACTCCAAGTAAAATGGAAGATGCTATCGCGTATTATCAGTCTAAAGGATATCAGGCAAAAGGTTATCTTTTTGATGTAACCAATGAAGAAGATGCTGCGAGAAATGTAGAGTTGATTTCTAACGAAATTGGAAATATCGATATTTTGGTCAACAACGCCGGAATCATCATGAGAGAACCTGCAATTTCTATGGCAGTTAGTGATTTTAGAAAAGTGGTTGATGTTGATTTAGTCGGACCTTTTATTATGGCTCAATTGGTTGCTAGACAAATGATTGAACGTCGTGAAGGTAAGATTATCAATATTTGTTCGATGATGAGTGAATTGGGTAGAAACACCGTTTCGGCTTATGCTGCGGCAAAAGGCGGATTGAAAATGTTGACGAGAAATTTAGCAACAGAATGGGCGAAATACAATATTCAGGTTAACGGAATCGGTCCGGGATATTTTGCGACTTCACAAACAGCGCCTATTCGCGTAGACGGACATCCTTTTAACGAATTTATCATCAATAGAACACCGGCTGCCCGTTGGGGTGATCCCGAAGATTTAGCAGGAACGGCAATTTTCTTGGCTTCTAAGGCAAGCAATTTTGTGAACGGTCAAATTGTATATGTCGATGGTGGAATCTTAGCGACCATTGGTAAACCTTCAAACGAACAATAA
- the acs gene encoding acetate--CoA ligase, which translates to MKNKQKMSYYKITDLENYFKMYKKSVREPRKFWDRIADENFTWYQKWDKVFEFDMQEANFKWFTGAKVNIAKNCIDRHLNKRGNKTAIIFEPNDPSEEAQHITYNDLYANVSRWANVLEEQGVKKGDRVCIYLPMIPELAYAVLACARIGAIHSVVFAGFSASALSARINDCEAKMVITSDGGYRGNKTINLKGIVDEALEKTPCVETALVVKRTNEDVPMKDGRDVWVQPLLDNALANHVAAIMDSEDPLFILYTSGSTGKPKGMLHTTGGYMVYTAYTFKNVFNYEEEDVYWCTADIGWITGHSYILYGPLLNGATTIIFEGVPSYPDFSRFWQVIEKHKVNQFYTAPTAIRSLAKESIDYVQKYSLNSLKVIGSVGEPINEEAWHWYNDHVGSKRCPLVDTWWQTETGGIMISPVPFVTPTKPTYASLPLPGIQPVLMDELRNEIEGNQVTGSLCIKFPWPSMARTIWGDHQRYKETYFSAYPGKYFTGDGALRDEVGYYRITGRVDDVIIVSGHNLGTAPIEDAINEHPAVAESAIVGFPHDIKGNALYGYVILKETGESRNQDNLRKEINQLISEQVGPIAKLDKIQFVSGLPKTRSGKIMRRILRKIAEGDFSNFGDTSTLLNPEIVNEIKDGKL; encoded by the coding sequence ATAAAAAACAAACAAAAAATGAGCTATTATAAAATTACAGATTTAGAGAATTACTTTAAAATGTATAAAAAATCTGTACGTGAGCCAAGAAAATTTTGGGATCGCATTGCAGATGAAAACTTTACATGGTATCAGAAGTGGGATAAAGTTTTTGAATTTGATATGCAGGAAGCCAATTTTAAATGGTTTACAGGAGCTAAAGTAAATATTGCAAAAAACTGTATTGATCGCCATTTGAATAAAAGAGGAAATAAAACTGCTATCATTTTTGAACCGAATGACCCGAGTGAAGAAGCACAACATATTACCTATAATGATCTTTACGCTAATGTATCCCGATGGGCTAATGTTTTGGAAGAACAAGGCGTTAAAAAAGGAGACAGAGTTTGTATCTATTTACCGATGATTCCTGAATTAGCTTACGCAGTATTGGCATGTGCTCGTATCGGAGCGATCCATTCTGTAGTTTTTGCCGGTTTTTCAGCCTCAGCACTTTCAGCACGTATCAACGATTGTGAGGCTAAAATGGTTATCACATCTGACGGAGGATACAGAGGTAACAAAACCATCAACCTTAAAGGAATTGTTGACGAAGCTTTAGAAAAAACACCATGTGTGGAAACTGCTTTAGTCGTTAAGAGAACAAATGAGGATGTCCCTATGAAAGACGGAAGAGATGTTTGGGTACAACCACTTTTAGACAATGCTTTAGCAAACCATGTTGCAGCGATCATGGACTCTGAAGATCCTTTATTTATCTTATATACATCCGGTTCTACAGGTAAACCGAAAGGGATGTTGCATACAACCGGAGGATATATGGTGTATACAGCTTATACCTTTAAAAATGTATTCAATTATGAAGAAGAAGATGTGTACTGGTGTACAGCTGATATCGGTTGGATCACAGGACACTCTTATATTTTATACGGACCGCTTTTAAACGGTGCTACAACCATCATCTTTGAAGGAGTTCCTTCGTATCCTGATTTTAGCCGTTTTTGGCAGGTAATTGAAAAACATAAAGTAAATCAGTTCTATACAGCTCCTACAGCAATCCGCTCTCTGGCAAAAGAAAGCATTGATTATGTTCAGAAATACTCTTTAAATTCCTTAAAAGTAATTGGTTCCGTTGGTGAACCAATCAACGAAGAAGCATGGCACTGGTACAACGACCATGTAGGAAGTAAACGTTGTCCGCTTGTGGATACTTGGTGGCAAACGGAAACAGGTGGAATTATGATTTCTCCGGTTCCATTTGTTACACCGACAAAACCTACGTATGCTTCATTACCGCTTCCTGGAATCCAACCGGTATTGATGGATGAATTGCGAAACGAGATCGAAGGTAATCAGGTTACCGGAAGTTTATGTATCAAATTCCCTTGGCCGTCTATGGCCAGAACAATCTGGGGAGATCACCAACGCTATAAAGAAACTTATTTCTCGGCTTATCCCGGTAAATATTTTACAGGTGACGGTGCTTTACGTGATGAAGTAGGATATTATAGAATTACAGGTAGGGTAGATGATGTAATCATTGTTTCCGGACATAATTTAGGAACAGCTCCTATTGAAGATGCGATCAATGAACATCCGGCAGTGGCAGAAAGTGCTATTGTAGGTTTCCCTCACGATATCAAAGGGAATGCACTGTATGGTTATGTGATCCTTAAAGAAACAGGAGAAAGTCGTAATCAGGACAACTTGAGAAAAGAGATAAATCAATTGATCTCTGAACAAGTAGGACCGATTGCAAAATTAGATAAGATCCAATTCGTAAGTGGTTTACCGAAAACACGTTCCGGAAAAATTATGAGACGTATCCTGCGTAAGATCGCTGAAGGAGATTTCAGTAACTTCGGTGATACTTCAACATTGTTGAACCCTGAGATCGTAAACGAGATTAAAGACGGAAAGCTTTAA